One segment of Apus apus isolate bApuApu2 chromosome 1, bApuApu2.pri.cur, whole genome shotgun sequence DNA contains the following:
- the CRY1 gene encoding cryptochrome-1: MGVNAVHWFRKGLRLHDNPALRECIQGADTIRCVYILDPWFAGSSNVGINRWRFLLQCLEDLDANLRKLNSRLFVIRGQPADVFPRLFKEWNIAKLSIEYDSEPFGKERDAAIKKLASEAGVEVIVRISHTLYDLDKIIELNGGQPPLTYKRFQTLISRMEPLEMPVETITPEVMEKCTTPVSDDHDEKYGVPSLEELGFDTDGLPSAVWPGGETEALTRLERHLERKAWVANFERPRMNANSLLASPTGLSPYLRFGCLSCRLFYFKLTDLYKKVKKNSSPPLSLYGQLLWREFFYTAATNNPRFDKMEGNPICVQIPWDKNPEALAKWAEGRTGFPWIDAIMTQLRQEGWIHHLARHAVACFLTRGDLWISWEEGMKVFEELLLDADWSVNAGSWMWLSCSSFFQQFFHCYCPVGFGRRTDPNGDYIRRYLPVLRGFPAKYIYDPWNAPESVQKAAKCVIGVNYPKPMVNHAEASRLNIERMKQIYQQLSRYRGLGLLATVPSNPNGNGNGGLMGYSPGESVSGCGSTGGAQLGTGDGHSVVQPCALGDLHTGASGIQQQGYCQASSILHYAHGDNQQSHLLQAGRTTLGTGISAGKRPNPEEETQSVGPKVQRQSTS; encoded by the exons ATTCCTGCTTCAATGTCTTGAGGATCTTGATGCCAATCTACGGAAACTGAATTCACGTTTGTTTGTTATTCGTGGGCAGCCAGCAGATGTTTTCCCCAGACTTTTTAAG GAATGGAATATTGCAAAACTTTCTATTGAATATGATTCTGAACCatttgggaaggaaagagaTGCAGCCATTAAAAAGCTGGCAAGTGAAGCTGGGGTGGAGGTCATTGTTCGAATTTCCCATACGTTATATGACCTAGACAA aataatagaattaaaTGGAGGACAGCCTCCTCTTACTTACAAGCGATTCCAGACCCTGATTAGTAGAATGGAACCTCTGGAGATGCCTGTGGAGACTATAACCCCAGAAGTAATGGAAAAATGTACCACTCCAGTTTCTGATGACCATGACGAGAAGTATGGCGTCCCATCACTCGAAGAGCTAG gttttgacACAGATGGTCTGCCTTCTGCAGTATGGCCAGGGGGAGAAACAGAAGCTCTCACACGATTGGAAAGACATTTAGAACGAAAG GCTTGGGTAGCAAACTTTGAAAGACCACGAATGAATGCAAATTCCCTTCTGGCCAGCCCTACAGGGCTCAGTCCCTACCTCCGCTTTGGCTGTTTGTCCTGTCGTCTCTTTTATTTCAAGTTAACGGATCTGTACAAAAAG GTAAAAAAGAAcagctcccctcccctctctctctaTGGCCAGCTGTTGTGGCGTGAATTTTTCTATACAGCGGCGACTAACAACCCACGGTTTGATAAAATGGAGGGGAATCCTATCTGTGTTCAAATTCCATGGGATAAAAATCCTGAGGCTTTGGCCAAATGGGCAGAAGGCAGGACGGGTTTTCCTTGGATTGATGCAATTATGACACAGCTTCGTCAAGAAGGTTGGATTCACCATTTAGCCCGGCATGCTGTAGCATGCTTTTTGACTCGAGGTGACCTCTGGATTAGCTGGGAAGAAGGAATGAAG GTTTTTGAAGAGCTCTTACTTGACGCAGATTGGAGCGTGAATGCTGGAAGCTGGATGTGGCTGTCTTGTAGTTCCttctttcagcagttttttCACTGCTACTGTCCAGTGGGTTTTGGCAGAAGAACTGACCCAAACGGGGATTATATCAG acgTTATTTGCCAGTACTTAGAGGTTTCCCTGCAAAATACATCTATGATCCTTGGAATGCCCCAGAGAGTGTCCAGAAGGCTGCAAAATGTGTTATAGGAGTTAATTATCCCAAACCAATGGTAAATCATGCAGAGGCAAGCCGTCTGAATATTGAGAGGATGAAACAAATCTACCAGCAGCTTTCACGATACAGAGGACTGG GTCTTCTTGCAACAGTGCCTTCAAATCCAAATGGGAATGGAAATGGTGGCCTGATGGGCTATTCACCAGGAGAAAGCGTTTCTGGTTGTGGCAGTACAGGAG GAGCTCAGCTTGGAACTGGTGATGGTCACTCAGTTGTTCAGCCATGTGCCCTGGGAGACTTGCATACAGGAGCAAGTGGAATTCAGCAGCAAG GTTACTGTCAAGCAAGTAGTATCTTACACTATGCTCATGGAGACAATCAGCAATCGCACTTATTGCAAGCAG gAAGAACAACCCTTGGTACTGGCATTAGTGCAGGAAAACGCCCAAATCCAGAAGAAGAAACGCAGAGCGTTGGTCCAAAAGTCCAGCGACAGAGCACAAGTTAA